TCACTCGCGCCACCGCAGGCACTGCTGGCGAACCGTTTCGTTCAGCGATTTTTCCTGCTTGAAGATGGTCCTCAGCCACGATGCGTCGTTCACGCGCGCCTTCGCGAGCGCGCCGATCTCGTCGAGCGCCGCGCGCGAGCCGAGCGCCGCCGCATGCGGCGCGATGCGATCGAGCGTGTCGAGGATGTCCTCGGCGATCGTCCTGCGCTCCCCCGTCTGCGGATTCACGCAGGTGCCCTCGAGTCCGAAGCGGCACGCCTCGAAACGGTTGAACGTGTAGACGAGATAGTCGTCCTCCGACAGCTTGAGCGGCCGGTCGATCAGCAGATAGCGCGCGAGCGTCTGGATGTAGCACGCGATCGCGGCCGCGCGATCGACCGACAGCGGCGTGTCCATCACGCGCACCTCGATCGTTCCGTAGCCGGGCTTCGGGCGGATGTCCCAATAAAAATCCTTCATGCTGTTGACGACGCCCGTGTTCACCATCTTCGTGAAGTACTCCTCGAAGCCGCTCCAGGTGAGCACGAACGGCGCGCGGCCCGACAGCGGGAACGCGAACACGGAATTCAGGCGTGCCGAATGAAATCCGGTGTCGACGTTCTGCACGTACGGCGACGACGCCGAAAGCGCGATGAAATGCGGGATGAAGCGCGACATCGAGTGCAGCAGGAACAGCGCGCTGTCGGCGTCCGGGCAGCCGATGTGCACGTGCTGGCCGAACACCGTGAACTGCTTCGCCAGATAGCCGTACAGCTCGGAGATGTACTGGAAGCGCGGCGCGTCGAAGATCTGCCGCTCGCTCCATTGCTGGAACGCGTGCGTGCCGCCGCCGCAGAGCCCGACGTTGAGCTGGTCGGCCGCGTTGACGAGCGTGTCGCGGATCGCGTGCAGTTCGCCCAATGCCTGATCGTGCGTTCTGCATATGCCCGTCGACAGCTCGATCATGCTTTCGGTGATCTCCGGCGTGATGTTGCCGGGAAATTTCGCATCCTTGATGAGCCGCATCAGATCGGACGCCGCTTTGGTCAGATCGTAGTTGTGCGTATTGACGATCTGGATTTCCAGTTCGACGCCGAACGTGAAAGGTTCGGAGTTGACGAAGGTTTCGAGTGCCATGGCGTGGTTCCGGATAACGGGGTGCAAAGCGTCGGGCGCGCGAGTCAA
Above is a window of Burkholderia thailandensis E264 DNA encoding:
- a CDS encoding YbdK family carboxylate-amine ligase, coding for MALETFVNSEPFTFGVELEIQIVNTHNYDLTKAASDLMRLIKDAKFPGNITPEITESMIELSTGICRTHDQALGELHAIRDTLVNAADQLNVGLCGGGTHAFQQWSERQIFDAPRFQYISELYGYLAKQFTVFGQHVHIGCPDADSALFLLHSMSRFIPHFIALSASSPYVQNVDTGFHSARLNSVFAFPLSGRAPFVLTWSGFEEYFTKMVNTGVVNSMKDFYWDIRPKPGYGTIEVRVMDTPLSVDRAAAIACYIQTLARYLLIDRPLKLSEDDYLVYTFNRFEACRFGLEGTCVNPQTGERRTIAEDILDTLDRIAPHAAALGSRAALDEIGALAKARVNDASWLRTIFKQEKSLNETVRQQCLRWRE